In one window of Bifidobacterium sp. WK041_4_12 DNA:
- a CDS encoding MerR family transcriptional regulator — MTGYSIGEVAQIMGLSTSAIRFYDRKGLLPFVHRDSAGRRVFQQDDLNFIEAICCLKKSGVPIKDIGHFVRLCMQGDATLHERYDYLDGEERALEGRIAELQGQLDFLRYKKWYYKTSIEAGTESIHMDPQTGHVAADIKEQYRSELERCEDIRQLTQLGGHQAAARDDVPSVMPIGQQVNRSIDSSHDADQRFRSPAHIPLCRIVRYG; from the coding sequence ATGACAGGATATTCAATCGGTGAGGTTGCGCAGATCATGGGTCTGAGCACCTCTGCGATACGTTTCTATGACCGCAAGGGCTTGCTTCCCTTTGTTCACCGTGATTCAGCCGGAAGAAGAGTGTTCCAGCAGGACGATCTGAATTTTATCGAAGCCATTTGCTGTCTGAAGAAAAGCGGTGTGCCGATCAAGGATATTGGTCATTTTGTTCGTCTCTGCATGCAGGGCGACGCCACGCTGCATGAACGCTACGACTATCTCGACGGGGAGGAACGTGCTCTTGAAGGGCGCATTGCCGAGCTTCAGGGGCAGCTGGATTTTCTCAGATACAAGAAATGGTATTACAAAACCTCTATCGAAGCTGGTACGGAGTCAATCCATATGGATCCGCAAACCGGCCATGTAGCTGCGGATATCAAGGAACAGTATCGCAGTGAATTGGAGCGATGCGAAGATATCCGACAGCTTACGCAGCTTGGTGGTCATCAGGCTGCAGCAAGAGATGACGTACCAAGTGTGATGCCAATAGGTCAACAGGTCAATAGGTCAATAGACAGTAGTCATGACGCTGACCAGAGATTTCGGAGTCCAGCTCACATTCCGCTGTGCCGAATCGTGCGGTATGGCTGA